The following coding sequences lie in one bacterium genomic window:
- the lipA gene encoding lipoyl synthase encodes MTARKPEWLRMKRQGGADYNDLKRLLRTSRLNTVCESANCPNRGECFSSRTATFMLLGDVCTRHCTFCNIPGGRVAKVDDDEPRRVAEAVRELSLRFAVVTSVNRDDLPDGGAAHFASTIRQIRRLNPGCGVEVLIPDFMGDPLALETVLEARPEVLNHNLETVPRLYPALRPQADYRRSLQVLSRARQWADGFEAAVRVKTGIMVGVGETYDEVLDLMRDAAAHGIRTLTIGQYLQPTAQHHPVTRWVTPDEFDRYAEAGRALGIEWVESGPLVRSSYHAREQSGVDERSSGSTGAAGAGAG; translated from the coding sequence CTGACAGCCCGCAAGCCGGAGTGGCTGCGGATGAAGCGCCAGGGCGGGGCCGACTACAACGACCTCAAGCGCCTGCTGCGCACGTCGCGCCTGAACACCGTCTGCGAGAGTGCCAACTGTCCCAATCGCGGCGAGTGCTTCAGCAGCCGCACCGCCACCTTCATGTTGCTGGGCGATGTCTGCACGCGGCACTGCACGTTCTGCAACATTCCCGGTGGCCGCGTGGCGAAGGTCGACGATGACGAACCGAGGCGTGTGGCCGAGGCGGTCCGTGAACTGTCATTGCGTTTCGCGGTGGTCACGTCCGTCAATCGCGACGACCTGCCGGACGGCGGCGCGGCGCATTTCGCCTCGACGATCCGCCAGATCCGCCGCCTGAATCCGGGCTGCGGCGTCGAAGTGCTCATTCCCGACTTCATGGGCGATCCCCTGGCGCTCGAGACGGTGCTGGAGGCACGGCCCGAGGTGCTCAACCACAACCTCGAGACGGTGCCCCGGCTCTACCCGGCGCTGCGGCCGCAGGCGGACTATCGCCGGTCGCTGCAGGTGCTCAGCCGCGCGCGCCAGTGGGCCGACGGTTTCGAGGCCGCCGTCCGGGTCAAGACCGGCATCATGGTCGGCGTCGGTGAGACCTACGACGAGGTGCTCGACCTGATGCGCGACGCCGCAGCGCATGGCATCAGGACCCTGACCATCGGCCAGTACCTGCAGCCGACCGCGCAGCATCATCCGGTCACCCGCTGGGTCACACCGGACGAGTTCGACCGCTATGCCGAGGCCGGCCGCGCGCTCGGGATCGAGTGGGTCGAGTCGGGCCCGCTCGTGCGCTCCAGCTACCACGCGCGCGAGCAGTCCGGGGTGGATGAGCGTTCATCCGGCTCCACGGGCGCCGCCGGCGCCGGCGCCGGATGA
- a CDS encoding MBL fold metallo-hydrolase, with protein sequence MRIGDWQFQAFHDGRFKLDGGAMFGVVPKVFWEKEHPADASNRIDLDLRCLLAESGDRRVLVDTGMGDRWTEKQVGIYSIERRPRQLTAELAEAGITRESITDVVLTHLHFDHAGGVLRQGEDGLEPVFPNARHWVQKRHWDWAHDPSERDRASFRKDDFALLESRGQLQMVDGATELFPGVRVTPVNGHTTGQQLVEFHTGQGVLVFVGDLIPFLSQLHVPWIMGFDLNPLLTVSEKKKFLTRAAEDGYVLVFEHDPRFEAATVQFSEGRFQPGEVFTLAAGRPSGGAAS encoded by the coding sequence ATGAGAATCGGCGACTGGCAGTTCCAGGCCTTCCATGACGGGCGCTTCAAGCTCGACGGCGGCGCCATGTTCGGCGTCGTGCCCAAGGTGTTCTGGGAGAAGGAACACCCGGCCGACGCGAGCAATCGCATCGACCTGGACCTGCGCTGCCTGCTGGCCGAGTCGGGCGATCGTCGCGTGCTCGTGGACACGGGCATGGGCGACCGCTGGACGGAGAAACAGGTCGGCATCTACAGCATCGAACGGCGTCCCCGGCAGCTGACGGCCGAACTGGCCGAGGCCGGCATCACCCGCGAGTCGATCACCGACGTGGTCCTGACACACCTTCATTTCGACCACGCGGGCGGAGTCCTGCGCCAGGGCGAGGATGGTCTGGAGCCCGTCTTCCCGAACGCGCGGCACTGGGTGCAGAAGCGGCACTGGGACTGGGCGCACGACCCGAGCGAGCGCGACCGCGCGAGCTTCCGGAAGGACGATTTCGCCCTCCTGGAATCGCGCGGGCAACTGCAGATGGTCGATGGTGCCACCGAGCTGTTCCCCGGCGTCCGCGTGACGCCCGTCAACGGCCACACGACCGGCCAGCAGCTCGTCGAGTTCCACACCGGCCAGGGCGTGCTCGTCTTCGTCGGCGACCTGATCCCGTTCCTCAGCCAGCTGCACGTGCCGTGGATCATGGGCTTCGACCTGAACCCGCTGCTGACGGTCTCCGAGAAGAAGAAGTTCCTGACGCGTGCTGCGGAGGACGGCTACGTCCTGGTCTTCGAGCACGACCCGCGTTTCGAGGCCGCCACCGTGCAGTTCAGCGAGGGCCGGTTCCAGCCCGGCGAGGTCTTCACGCTGGCAGCCGGCCGCCCGTCCGGCGGGGCGGCATCGTGA
- a CDS encoding 2-oxoacid:ferredoxin oxidoreductase subunit beta translates to MSEIQQLKAKDFKSDQEIRWCPGCGDYSIIAGVQAVLADIGVARENVVMVSGIGCSSRFPYYMETYGFHSIHGRANAIATGVKVANPDLQVWVITGDGDGLSIGGNHMIHSLRRNVDLKIILFNNEIYGLTKGQYSPTSPQGLKTKTSPFGSVDAPFNPLQLALGSGATFVARTLDTQPKHMKEVLAAAAAHKGAAFVEVWQNCVIFNDGAFKDWTDKTTRDEQTIMLQPNQPMVFGKDQDKGLKIDGFALKVVPAAEASVWDPTVDSAGPAFVMTQLDADPTMPRPFGVFRSVQRPTLDELVREQITTVTQKRGPGALKDLLYTSDCWTVG, encoded by the coding sequence ATGAGCGAGATCCAGCAGTTGAAGGCCAAGGACTTCAAGTCGGATCAGGAGATCCGCTGGTGTCCGGGTTGCGGGGACTACTCGATCATCGCCGGTGTCCAGGCGGTGCTGGCGGATATCGGCGTGGCGCGTGAGAACGTGGTCATGGTGTCGGGCATCGGCTGTTCGAGCCGCTTCCCGTACTACATGGAGACCTACGGCTTCCACAGCATCCACGGCCGCGCCAATGCGATCGCCACCGGCGTCAAGGTTGCCAACCCCGACCTGCAGGTCTGGGTCATCACCGGCGACGGCGACGGCCTGTCGATCGGCGGCAACCACATGATCCACTCGCTGCGGCGCAACGTGGACCTGAAGATCATCCTGTTCAACAACGAGATCTACGGCCTGACCAAGGGCCAGTATTCGCCGACGTCGCCGCAGGGCCTGAAGACGAAGACGTCGCCGTTCGGCTCGGTCGACGCCCCGTTCAACCCGCTGCAGCTGGCCCTCGGCTCCGGCGCCACGTTCGTGGCCCGCACCCTGGACACCCAGCCCAAGCACATGAAGGAAGTCCTGGCGGCCGCGGCGGCCCACAAGGGCGCGGCCTTCGTCGAGGTCTGGCAGAACTGCGTGATCTTCAATGACGGCGCGTTCAAGGACTGGACGGACAAGACGACGCGTGACGAACAGACGATCATGCTCCAGCCCAACCAGCCCATGGTCTTCGGCAAGGACCAGGACAAGGGCCTCAAGATCGACGGCTTCGCCCTCAAGGTGGTGCCGGCGGCCGAGGCTTCTGTCTGGGACCCGACCGTCGACTCGGCGGGTCCGGCTTTCGTCATGACCCAGCTCGATGCGGACCCGACCATGCCGCGTCCGTTCGGGGTCTTCCGCTCCGTGCAGCGGCCGACGCTGGACGAGCTCGTGCGTGAACAGATCACCACCGTCACGCAGAAGCGCGGCCCCGGCGCGCTGAAGGACCTGCTCTACACGTCCGACTGCTGGACGGTGGGCTAG
- a CDS encoding 2-oxoacid:acceptor oxidoreductase subunit alpha, with amino-acid sequence MSSDTSELIRQDDVTIRFAGDSGDGMQLTGTQFTDTTAKVGNDLATFPDFPAEIRAPAGTRAGVSGYQIHFSSADIYTPGDAPDVLVAMNPAALIINYKDLKPGGIVLVNTGSFTDKDLERADCKTNPLTDGSLSGFRVIQEDINQRTIEALAGTPLGKKDVLRCKNFFTLGMMYWLFSRPIEPTLEWLVEKFGKKPDLLDANTRALKAGYNHGELLRLFQGRYEVPKVDNVEPGIYRNIMGNQAVALGLVAGAELAGLKAFLGSYPITPATDILQYMSLMKNHGVITCQMEDEIAGICTAIGASFAGHLGITTTSGPGLALKTEAMGLAVITELPLVIVNVQRGGPSTGLPTKVEQADLLQSIFGRNGEAPIPVVACSCPADSFECAVEACRIAVEYMTPVILLSDNYIANGAEPWKLPAIEDLPHFEVKFVTEREGYTPYTRDAKLARAWAKPGTPELMHRIGGLEKDAHTGNVSYDPMNHQIMCETRLAKVMGIRDSIPTPTYYGPDAPDLLVVGWGSTYGAIRSSVEALQREGKKIGRLHMRHMYPLPHGLPEIFASARRIVVPEMNFGQAARLLTSEYPQFKFETHYKVQGKPFFAPELKAHFRKILEETA; translated from the coding sequence ATGTCTTCCGACACCAGCGAACTCATCCGGCAGGATGACGTCACCATCCGCTTCGCCGGCGACTCCGGCGACGGCATGCAGCTGACCGGCACCCAGTTCACCGACACGACGGCGAAGGTCGGCAACGACCTCGCGACGTTCCCCGACTTCCCCGCCGAGATCCGCGCCCCGGCCGGCACGCGCGCCGGCGTCTCCGGTTACCAGATCCATTTCAGTTCGGCGGATATCTACACCCCGGGCGATGCGCCCGACGTGCTCGTGGCAATGAACCCCGCCGCGCTGATCATCAACTACAAGGATCTGAAGCCGGGCGGCATCGTTCTGGTGAACACGGGGTCGTTCACCGACAAGGATCTTGAGCGCGCCGACTGCAAGACCAACCCGCTTACCGACGGCTCCCTCTCGGGCTTCCGCGTCATCCAGGAAGATATCAACCAGCGGACGATCGAGGCATTGGCCGGGACCCCGCTCGGCAAGAAGGACGTCCTGCGCTGCAAGAACTTCTTCACGCTGGGGATGATGTACTGGCTGTTCAGCCGGCCCATCGAGCCAACGCTGGAGTGGCTCGTCGAGAAGTTCGGCAAGAAGCCGGACCTGCTGGACGCCAACACGCGCGCGCTGAAGGCCGGCTACAACCACGGCGAGCTCCTGCGCCTGTTCCAGGGTCGTTACGAGGTGCCGAAGGTCGACAACGTCGAGCCCGGCATCTACCGCAACATCATGGGCAATCAGGCTGTGGCCCTGGGCCTGGTCGCGGGCGCCGAGCTGGCGGGCCTCAAGGCCTTCCTTGGCTCGTACCCGATCACGCCGGCCACCGACATCCTGCAGTACATGTCGCTGATGAAGAACCACGGCGTCATCACCTGCCAGATGGAGGACGAGATCGCCGGTATCTGCACGGCGATCGGCGCCTCGTTCGCCGGCCACCTGGGCATCACGACCACCTCGGGTCCCGGCCTCGCGCTGAAGACCGAGGCGATGGGCCTGGCGGTCATCACCGAGCTGCCGCTGGTCATTGTCAACGTGCAGCGTGGCGGTCCCTCGACGGGCCTGCCGACCAAGGTGGAGCAGGCCGACCTGCTGCAGTCGATCTTCGGCCGCAACGGCGAGGCCCCCATCCCGGTGGTCGCCTGTTCCTGCCCGGCCGACTCCTTCGAATGCGCCGTGGAGGCCTGCCGGATCGCCGTCGAGTACATGACGCCGGTGATCCTGCTGAGCGACAACTACATCGCCAACGGCGCCGAGCCGTGGAAGCTGCCGGCGATCGAGGACCTGCCTCACTTCGAGGTCAAGTTCGTCACCGAGCGCGAGGGCTACACGCCGTACACCCGCGACGCCAAGCTGGCGCGCGCCTGGGCCAAGCCCGGCACGCCCGAGCTGATGCATCGCATTGGCGGCCTCGAGAAGGATGCGCATACGGGCAACGTCTCCTACGATCCGATGAACCACCAGATCATGTGCGAGACCCGCCTGGCCAAGGTGATGGGGATCCGCGACTCGATCCCGACGCCGACCTACTACGGGCCCGACGCGCCGGACCTGCTGGTCGTCGGCTGGGGCTCGACGTACGGCGCCATCCGCAGTTCGGTCGAGGCCCTGCAGCGCGAGGGCAAGAAGATCGGACGGCTGCACATGCGGCACATGTACCCGCTGCCGCACGGGTTGCCGGAGATCTTCGCGAGCGCGCGCCGCATCGTCGTTCCCGAGATGAACTTCGGGCAGGCGGCGCGACTGCTCACGAGCGAGTACCCGCAGTTCAAGTTCGAGACGCACTACAAGGTTCAGGGCAAGCCCTTCTTCGCGCCCGAGCTGAAGGCGCACTTCCGCAAGATCCTGGAGGAAACGGCATGA
- a CDS encoding glycosyltransferase family 4 protein → MPPTGSLLRSSLRLDRDDLVLGCVARLSPEKGVDDLLRAVARLQRRWPNLIVLVMGDAPADSRHPAELQRLALELGLARQVRFCGYQPDAATLCAAFDVQVVSSLAEPCGLATLEAMAQSRPVVVTDSGGSPELVADGCEGFLVPPGDPERLAIRLDCLLDSPGLRREMGRRGRLRVERDFGVGLMAERTESVYRAARERNAG, encoded by the coding sequence ATGCCGCCGACGGGATCCCTGCTGCGGTCGAGCCTCAGGCTCGATCGAGACGACCTGGTCCTCGGGTGTGTGGCGAGGCTGAGCCCGGAGAAGGGCGTTGACGACCTGCTGCGGGCCGTGGCCCGTCTTCAGCGGCGGTGGCCGAACCTGATCGTGCTCGTCATGGGTGACGCGCCGGCAGATTCACGCCATCCAGCCGAGTTGCAACGGCTGGCGCTGGAGCTCGGCCTGGCCCGCCAGGTGCGCTTCTGCGGCTATCAACCCGACGCCGCGACGCTCTGCGCCGCCTTCGACGTGCAGGTTGTCAGCTCGCTGGCCGAGCCCTGCGGCCTGGCCACGCTCGAGGCGATGGCCCAGTCCAGGCCCGTGGTCGTCACCGACAGCGGCGGCAGCCCCGAACTGGTGGCCGACGGCTGCGAGGGCTTCCTGGTGCCACCCGGCGACCCCGAACGGCTGGCGATCCGCCTGGACTGCCTGCTCGATTCGCCCGGGCTCCGCCGCGAAATGGGCCGCCGGGGCCGATTGCGTGTGGAGCGGGATTTCGGGGTCGGCCTCATGGCCGAGCGGACCGAATCGGTCTATCGGGCCGCCCGGGAGCGCAACGCCGGTTGA
- a CDS encoding glycosyltransferase, with product MRVVQLSTMRDFYGGEVCLTNLARGLVARGHDVTCVVRPDSRLAAELPARGLATCELPLFDWYEPVSVSRLAAWLRREHVDIVHAHTPRDWFIAAAATVGLPTISIATRHLLLPVAHARFKRSFLRRLGAMIAVSDAVRQVACGLVADDRLVTVPNGVELPVHAADGIPAAVEPQARSRRPGPRVCGEAEPGEGR from the coding sequence GTGCGCGTCGTCCAGCTTTCCACGATGCGGGACTTCTACGGGGGAGAAGTCTGCCTGACCAACCTCGCCCGTGGACTGGTTGCGCGCGGACATGACGTCACGTGTGTCGTACGGCCCGATTCCCGGCTCGCAGCTGAACTGCCTGCACGTGGTCTGGCGACCTGCGAACTGCCCCTGTTCGACTGGTACGAGCCGGTTTCCGTGTCGCGCCTGGCCGCGTGGCTCCGGCGCGAGCATGTCGACATCGTCCACGCCCATACGCCCCGCGACTGGTTCATTGCCGCCGCCGCCACCGTGGGACTGCCCACGATCAGCATCGCCACCAGGCACCTGCTGCTGCCGGTGGCCCACGCCCGGTTCAAACGCTCGTTCCTGCGCCGGCTCGGGGCGATGATCGCCGTGAGCGACGCGGTGCGCCAGGTCGCCTGCGGCCTGGTGGCGGACGATCGCCTGGTGACGGTGCCGAACGGGGTCGAACTCCCGGTGCATGCCGCCGACGGGATCCCTGCTGCGGTCGAGCCTCAGGCTCGATCGAGACGACCTGGTCCTCGGGTGTGTGGCGAGGCTGAGCCCGGAGAAGGGCGTTGA
- a CDS encoding sodium:proton antiporter yields the protein MLGGVAAASTGHTAEPGHGAGAAHAAGAVAHDANPVGLLPLWSAVPFVCILLSIALFPLLAPHFWHHHFPKVSAFWALLFAVPFLLWNPAEASREIIHIVLIDYVPFIILLWGLYTIAGGIYIGGNLRGKPAVNVLLLLIGTFLASLIGTTGAAMVLIRPLLRANAWRRSQVHVVIFFIFLIANIGGSLTPLGDPPLFLGFLHGVPFFWVTKALLPHMLVATALVLAIFFAVDTLLYRRETAKPPVADDNDGGVRIEGLHNIVFLLGVMGAVILSGSLKLPEVTVFRAGSHPVAVPLQNWVKDLIIIAMGILSLRTTSRALREKNGFSWAPIQEVAYLFAGIFITIIPALAILKAGSEGALAGLVGAVHGPVRFFWATGALSSFLDNAPTYLTFFNAALGDLGATEAMVPGMLGYASKLAQLNPEFVHDLQAISAGAVFMGAMTYIGNAPNFMVKSIAEEAGIAMPSFFGYLFKWSAPVLLPVFVIVTLLFFA from the coding sequence ATGCTGGGCGGCGTTGCCGCCGCGTCGACCGGGCATACGGCCGAGCCCGGCCATGGGGCAGGCGCGGCCCACGCTGCCGGCGCCGTGGCGCACGACGCCAACCCGGTCGGCCTGCTGCCGCTGTGGTCGGCGGTGCCGTTCGTCTGCATCCTGCTTTCGATCGCACTGTTCCCGCTGCTGGCGCCGCACTTCTGGCACCACCATTTCCCGAAGGTATCGGCGTTCTGGGCGCTGCTCTTCGCTGTGCCGTTCCTGTTGTGGAACCCTGCCGAAGCGTCGCGCGAGATCATCCACATCGTGCTCATCGACTACGTGCCCTTCATCATCCTGCTCTGGGGCCTGTACACGATTGCCGGCGGCATCTACATCGGCGGCAACCTTCGCGGCAAGCCGGCGGTCAACGTGCTGCTGCTGCTGATCGGAACCTTCCTGGCCTCGCTGATCGGCACGACCGGCGCCGCGATGGTGCTGATCCGGCCGCTGCTGCGCGCCAACGCCTGGCGTCGCTCGCAGGTGCACGTGGTGATCTTCTTCATCTTCCTGATTGCCAACATCGGCGGCTCGCTGACGCCGCTGGGCGACCCGCCGCTGTTCCTCGGCTTCCTGCACGGCGTGCCGTTCTTCTGGGTCACGAAGGCCCTCCTGCCGCACATGCTGGTCGCGACGGCGCTTGTGCTGGCGATCTTCTTCGCGGTCGATACATTGCTGTACCGCCGCGAGACGGCAAAGCCGCCTGTCGCCGACGACAACGACGGCGGCGTGCGCATCGAGGGCCTGCACAACATCGTCTTCCTGCTCGGCGTCATGGGCGCGGTGATCCTCTCCGGCTCGCTGAAGCTGCCCGAGGTGACGGTCTTCCGCGCCGGCAGCCACCCGGTCGCGGTGCCGCTGCAGAACTGGGTCAAGGACCTCATCATTATCGCAATGGGCATCCTGTCGCTGAGGACCACGTCGCGCGCCCTGCGCGAGAAGAACGGCTTCTCGTGGGCGCCGATCCAGGAAGTGGCCTACCTCTTCGCGGGCATCTTCATCACGATCATCCCGGCGCTGGCGATCCTGAAGGCCGGCAGCGAAGGCGCGCTGGCCGGACTGGTCGGCGCCGTGCACGGCCCGGTCCGGTTCTTCTGGGCCACCGGCGCCCTGTCGAGCTTCCTCGACAACGCGCCCACCTACCTGACGTTCTTCAACGCCGCGCTCGGCGACCTGGGCGCCACCGAGGCGATGGTGCCGGGCATGCTCGGCTACGCCTCGAAGCTGGCGCAGCTGAACCCGGAATTCGTGCACGACCTGCAGGCCATCTCGGCCGGCGCCGTCTTCATGGGCGCCATGACCTACATCGGCAACGCGCCGAACTTCATGGTCAAGTCGATCGCCGAGGAAGCCGGCATCGCCATGCCGAGCTTCTTCGGTTACCTGTTCAAGTGGTCGGCGCCAGTGCTGCTGCCGGTCTTCGTCATCGTCACGCTGTTGTTCTTCGCCTAG
- a CDS encoding TerB family tellurite resistance protein, translated as MFGPLQKLMQGGLSPGSTPQDEASRLRLATAVLLVEAAQADSEFHDAEREAVGRMLRARFGLDAAGADSLLAAAEQARWESGDLYQFARQINDSFPLPRKLAVVELLWEIVYSDGALEVHEDALMHKMGNLLGIRLEDLMALKRKVRGRMPG; from the coding sequence GTGTTCGGTCCTCTCCAGAAACTGATGCAGGGCGGGTTGTCGCCCGGCAGCACGCCCCAGGATGAAGCCTCGCGCCTGCGCCTGGCCACGGCCGTGCTGCTGGTCGAGGCGGCTCAAGCCGACAGCGAGTTCCACGATGCCGAGCGTGAGGCCGTCGGCCGCATGCTCCGCGCACGATTCGGTCTCGACGCCGCCGGCGCCGACAGCCTTCTGGCGGCCGCTGAACAGGCGCGCTGGGAAAGCGGCGACCTCTACCAGTTCGCGCGCCAGATCAACGACAGCTTCCCGCTGCCGCGCAAACTGGCCGTGGTCGAGTTGTTGTGGGAAATCGTCTACAGCGACGGCGCGCTCGAGGTGCATGAGGACGCGCTGATGCACAAGATGGGGAACCTGCTGGGCATCCGGCTCGAGGACCTCATGGCGCTCAAGCGCAAGGTCCGCGGCCGGATGCCCGGATAG
- the alr gene encoding alanine racemase yields the protein MAIEVDCGALAENLRAFRRQTAAASQILAVVKADAYGHGLVPAASAFLSGGAGLLGVHALAEGRALRQAGIEAPIIVLGPVTAAEAAEAAQLGLEITVGSLPGVRAAVAAATADHPLLIHLKVETGVNRQGLVESELDEALALLLAAPGLQLSGLSSHYADIEDTTDHAFAEEQTLRFEAHRARLAAAGITGLREHMSCSAAALLWERSHRTIVRVGIGAYGIWPSRETRVSVRQQGRAELVLRPALTWKVMISQVRDVPAGQTVGYGRTWKAMTDSRIAVLPVGYADGWPRALSGRGHVLVGGRRAPLVGRICMNLCMVDVTHVPGAAAGMHAVLLGRQGEEVISAEMLADLLGTIPYEVVTLPGPGWERVIIEAGTTRSREG from the coding sequence CTGGCCATCGAAGTCGATTGCGGTGCGCTCGCGGAGAACCTGCGGGCGTTCCGCCGGCAGACAGCCGCCGCCTCCCAGATCCTGGCCGTCGTCAAGGCGGATGCCTACGGGCATGGTCTGGTGCCGGCGGCGTCCGCTTTCCTGTCCGGCGGCGCCGGCCTGCTCGGCGTGCACGCGCTTGCCGAAGGCCGCGCCCTGCGGCAGGCCGGCATCGAGGCGCCGATCATCGTGCTGGGGCCGGTCACCGCCGCGGAAGCTGCCGAGGCGGCGCAGCTGGGCCTCGAGATCACGGTCGGCTCCCTGCCCGGCGTGCGTGCGGCGGTCGCTGCCGCCACTGCCGACCATCCGCTGCTCATCCACCTGAAGGTCGAGACCGGTGTCAATCGCCAGGGGCTCGTCGAGTCCGAACTCGACGAGGCGCTGGCCCTGCTGCTTGCCGCCCCGGGCCTGCAGTTGTCCGGCTTGTCGAGCCATTACGCCGACATCGAGGACACGACCGACCACGCCTTCGCCGAGGAGCAGACGCTCCGGTTCGAGGCGCATCGCGCCCGGCTTGCCGCCGCCGGCATCACCGGACTGCGCGAACACATGAGCTGCAGCGCCGCGGCCCTGCTGTGGGAGCGCAGCCATCGCACGATCGTGCGCGTGGGTATCGGGGCCTACGGTATCTGGCCGTCGCGGGAGACGCGCGTCTCGGTCCGCCAGCAGGGGCGCGCCGAACTCGTGTTGCGCCCGGCCCTGACCTGGAAGGTGATGATCTCGCAGGTGCGCGACGTGCCGGCCGGCCAGACCGTCGGCTACGGGCGCACCTGGAAGGCGATGACCGACAGCCGCATTGCGGTGCTGCCGGTGGGATACGCCGACGGCTGGCCCCGCGCGTTGTCAGGACGCGGGCACGTGCTCGTAGGCGGACGCCGTGCGCCGCTGGTGGGGCGCATCTGCATGAACCTGTGCATGGTCGACGTGACCCATGTGCCGGGCGCAGCGGCGGGCATGCACGCCGTCCTGCTGGGCCGCCAGGGCGAGGAAGTCATCTCGGCCGAGATGCTCGCCGACCTGCTCGGCACCATTCCCTATGAAGTCGTGACGCTGCCCGGCCCCGGCTGGGAGCGCGTGATCATCGAGGCGGGGACGACCCGCAGCCGGGAAGGATGA
- a CDS encoding transcriptional repressor — MPVKKYRELDETLVRQKEAAFADFIQRKGLKTTRQRNTIISTFFRLRGHISVEELLNQVKQANPRIGYATVYRTLHLLVESGLVEERRFGDGLARYEGHSDVEHHDHMICLECGEIFEFFNPRLEALQESLAEENDFQIFRHRLELYGACKDKEACSRRKARGKVAEGAE, encoded by the coding sequence ATGCCTGTGAAAAAATACCGGGAGCTCGACGAGACTCTCGTTCGCCAGAAGGAAGCGGCCTTCGCCGACTTCATCCAGAGGAAGGGCCTCAAGACCACGCGCCAGCGGAATACGATCATCTCGACGTTCTTCCGCCTGCGTGGCCACATCTCGGTCGAGGAGCTCCTCAACCAGGTCAAGCAGGCCAACCCGCGGATCGGCTATGCGACGGTCTATCGGACCCTGCACCTGCTGGTCGAGAGCGGGCTGGTGGAGGAAAGGCGCTTCGGCGACGGGCTGGCCCGTTACGAAGGCCATTCCGACGTCGAGCACCACGACCACATGATCTGCCTCGAATGCGGCGAGATCTTCGAGTTCTTCAATCCGCGGCTCGAGGCCCTGCAGGAGAGCCTGGCTGAGGAAAACGACTTCCAGATCTTCCGCCACCGCCTGGAGCTGTACGGTGCCTGCAAGGACAAGGAAGCCTGCTCCCGTCGCAAAGCCCGCGGCAAGGTCGCCGAAGGGGCCGAGTGA
- a CDS encoding hybrid sensor histidine kinase/response regulator: MRPADDNDIRSATPKPPVPAEGDSADLLAAGVVHDVNQMLAVITGRAELLLRHAPELRPHLEAILLAAREAGGMLERLGGGAARTAGTPGPSTAVVAAAVNDVVQLVLPPDGRWREDGAGTEGWELSLQVAPTAAIALPPAVLREVLVNLFFNAIGVLPHGGRLQVSAEVSAGVCRVQVADSGPGLPVSDPEAVFAVGFSTSGAPGRGLGLAACRQLLAAHGASLVAARDGGPGAVFTISGPAAAPDPVAIAAPATTAPAGAHGLAVVVIDDEPAVREMLTDVLGELGCRVTCHRDGATAFAAGAPGDAALALVDRRLPGLGGLEVAAGLRERRASLVIVLMSGWDRDEPVSAPAVVDFTVRKPLAMSVLQQLLAEARALHESRVRAETSAPGGT; this comes from the coding sequence TTGCGACCAGCCGACGACAACGACATCCGGAGCGCCACCCCGAAGCCGCCCGTGCCTGCCGAAGGGGATTCCGCCGACCTCCTTGCGGCCGGCGTCGTCCACGACGTCAACCAGATGCTCGCGGTCATCACCGGGCGCGCCGAACTGCTGCTGCGGCATGCTCCTGAACTGCGCCCGCACCTGGAGGCCATCCTGCTGGCGGCGCGCGAAGCCGGTGGCATGCTTGAACGCCTGGGTGGCGGGGCGGCGCGGACGGCCGGAACGCCCGGGCCGTCGACCGCGGTCGTGGCGGCTGCCGTCAACGATGTCGTGCAGCTGGTGCTGCCGCCCGATGGCCGCTGGCGGGAAGACGGGGCAGGCACGGAGGGCTGGGAACTGTCGCTGCAGGTGGCGCCGACGGCGGCCATCGCCTTGCCGCCCGCAGTGCTGCGCGAAGTGCTGGTGAATCTTTTCTTCAACGCGATCGGCGTGCTGCCCCACGGTGGACGCCTCCAGGTGTCGGCCGAGGTCTCCGCGGGTGTCTGCCGCGTGCAGGTGGCCGACAGCGGCCCCGGCCTGCCCGTGTCCGACCCCGAGGCCGTGTTTGCCGTGGGCTTCTCCACCAGCGGTGCGCCGGGCCGTGGCCTCGGACTGGCGGCTTGCCGGCAGCTCCTGGCGGCGCACGGCGCCTCGCTGGTGGCCGCGCGAGACGGCGGGCCCGGCGCCGTGTTCACCATCTCGGGCCCGGCGGCAGCACCGGATCCGGTTGCGATCGCCGCCCCGGCGACGACGGCCCCCGCGGGGGCGCACGGCCTCGCCGTGGTCGTCATCGACGATGAGCCGGCTGTGCGCGAGATGCTCACCGACGTGCTCGGCGAACTCGGCTGTCGCGTGACCTGTCATCGCGACGGCGCGACGGCATTTGCTGCCGGCGCGCCAGGCGACGCCGCCTTGGCGCTGGTCGACCGGCGACTGCCGGGGCTGGGGGGCCTCGAGGTGGCGGCCGGCCTGCGCGAGAGGCGGGCGTCGCTGGTGATCGTCTTGATGTCGGGCTGGGACCGCGACGAGCCGGTGTCGGCGCCGGCCGTCGTCGATTTCACCGTACGCAAGCCGCTGGCCATGTCGGTCCTGCAGCAACTCCTGGCCGAGGCGCGGGCGCTGCACGAGTCGCGTGTGCGCGCGGAGACGTCTGCTCCCGGAGGCACGTGA